Proteins encoded within one genomic window of Pseudalkalibacillus sp. SCS-8:
- the rbfA gene encoding 30S ribosome-binding factor RbfA, whose translation MSNVRANRVAEQMKKELGEILGQKIKDPRVGFVTVTAVEVTGDLQQATVFISVFGDEEEKANTLAGLAKATGFIRSEIGKRIRLRKTPEILFQFDHSIEYGNRIETLLDEINDNQE comes from the coding sequence ATGAGTAATGTACGAGCAAATCGTGTAGCAGAACAAATGAAGAAAGAACTCGGTGAAATCCTCGGCCAAAAGATCAAGGATCCCCGTGTGGGCTTTGTAACGGTCACCGCAGTAGAAGTAACCGGTGATCTGCAGCAAGCGACTGTTTTCATTTCCGTATTCGGTGATGAGGAAGAAAAGGCGAATACATTAGCCGGGCTTGCAAAAGCGACAGGCTTCATTCGTTCTGAAATCGGAAAACGTATCCGTCTTCGGAAAACGCCTGAAATTCTGTTCCAATTCGATCATTCTATCGAATATGGCAACAGAATCGAAACACTATTAGATGAGATCAATGATAACCAGGAATGA
- the truB gene encoding tRNA pseudouridine(55) synthase TruB yields the protein MKEAGIIPLHKPSGMTSHDCVVRLRRMLKTKRVGHTGTLDPAVSGVLPICINRATKVAEYMSAYNKTYKATVSLGTSTTTEDQTGEVLDQVPVDPSMFQDLDQTLNRFRGEIEQTPPMYSAVKVNGKRLYEYAREGIDVERPTRRVKIHSLELIGSLKKNEETGNIEFPIEVTCSKGTYIRTLAVDIGKAFGVPAHMSSLVRTKSGPFTLEQTVTFEQLEQRIEEKEGLGPYLKPIEMALSLFPSVVVSEETERQILNGALLKETKELSNERTAVYNGRGECLAIYKPHPERPGWVKPEKVLKIQE from the coding sequence ATGAAAGAAGCAGGAATAATCCCTTTACATAAACCTAGTGGAATGACGTCCCATGACTGCGTCGTCAGACTTAGAAGAATGCTTAAGACAAAGCGGGTCGGTCACACAGGGACACTCGATCCTGCCGTTTCAGGGGTTCTTCCAATCTGTATCAATCGCGCAACCAAAGTTGCAGAATACATGAGCGCATATAACAAAACGTATAAAGCGACTGTATCACTTGGTACATCTACGACAACTGAAGATCAAACCGGGGAAGTGTTAGACCAGGTCCCTGTTGACCCAAGTATGTTCCAGGATTTAGACCAAACCTTGAATCGGTTCCGGGGTGAAATTGAACAAACCCCTCCAATGTATTCAGCTGTCAAAGTGAACGGGAAAAGATTATATGAGTATGCAAGGGAAGGCATCGACGTTGAAAGACCTACGAGGAGGGTGAAAATTCACTCCTTGGAGCTTATCGGATCATTGAAGAAAAACGAGGAGACAGGAAATATCGAATTTCCAATTGAAGTCACTTGTAGTAAAGGGACTTACATACGGACCCTTGCGGTTGATATCGGGAAAGCATTCGGGGTGCCAGCGCATATGTCTTCCCTGGTACGTACCAAGTCTGGTCCGTTCACATTAGAACAAACAGTCACCTTTGAACAGTTGGAACAGAGAATAGAAGAGAAGGAAGGGCTAGGTCCATATCTTAAACCGATTGAGATGGCTTTATCCCTATTCCCCTCAGTCGTCGTCTCTGAGGAGACGGAGCGTCAGATCCTCAATGGGGCACTATTGAAAGAGACGAAAGAACTTTCCAACGAGAGGACTGCCGTTTATAATGGACGTGGAGAGTGTCTTGCAATCTATAAGCCCCATCCTGAACGACCTGGATGGGTGAAACCAGAAAAGGTGCTCAAAATTCAAGAATAG
- a CDS encoding polysaccharide deacetylase family protein, giving the protein MKKMMTLLSIMLIVLISYISVQNPLTDDYLMNLKNGATTVSVMTDKQNLKSEIIDYANKHDVKPIDARIDQVWKAIPGYNGFIVDVDASYKRMKKKGKFDESLIVYKQVQPATSLDDLPPSPIYKGNPEKPMVTFLVNVAWGNEYLPEILETMKKHNVHTTFFLDGSWVKKNQDMAKIIYEEGHEIGNHAYSHPDMKQLSRARINEEIKKTNDIIESTLDVTPKWFAPPSGSYRMEVVEIADALEMKTILWSVDTVDWRKPDPNEMASRVVSKVHPGAMILMHPTHSTAKGLEQMINGIRSKGYSIGTVSQLMSEKRIVKADQFPETRK; this is encoded by the coding sequence ATGAAGAAGATGATGACGTTGTTAAGTATTATGTTGATTGTACTCATTTCATACATAAGTGTCCAAAACCCATTGACGGATGACTATTTGATGAATTTGAAAAATGGTGCGACTACGGTTTCTGTCATGACAGATAAACAGAATCTTAAAAGTGAAATCATCGATTACGCAAACAAGCATGATGTTAAGCCGATTGATGCGCGGATCGACCAAGTATGGAAAGCGATTCCGGGATATAACGGTTTTATCGTCGATGTAGATGCTTCATACAAGAGAATGAAAAAGAAGGGGAAGTTCGACGAATCCTTGATCGTATATAAACAAGTTCAGCCAGCCACATCTCTTGATGATCTCCCTCCTTCCCCAATCTACAAAGGGAATCCAGAAAAGCCGATGGTTACCTTTCTTGTGAATGTCGCATGGGGGAATGAATATCTTCCTGAAATCCTTGAAACGATGAAAAAACACAACGTCCATACGACGTTTTTCCTTGATGGATCATGGGTTAAGAAGAACCAGGATATGGCCAAGATCATTTATGAAGAAGGTCATGAAATCGGGAACCATGCTTACTCCCATCCTGATATGAAACAATTATCGAGAGCCAGAATCAATGAAGAGATAAAGAAGACGAATGACATCATTGAAAGTACGTTGGATGTTACTCCTAAATGGTTTGCGCCACCGAGCGGTAGTTATCGGATGGAAGTGGTTGAAATAGCTGATGCTCTTGAAATGAAGACGATCCTCTGGTCAGTGGATACCGTCGATTGGAGAAAGCCCGATCCAAATGAAATGGCATCACGAGTGGTATCAAAGGTTCACCCTGGTGCTATGATCCTGATGCATCCGACACATTCGACTGCTAAGGGATTGGAACAAATGATCAACGGTATTCGTTCAAAGGGGTATTCGATCGGGACCGTCTCTCAATTGATGAGCGAGAAACGGATTGTGAAAGCAGACCAATTCCCTGAAACCCGTAAGTAA
- a CDS encoding YlmC/YmxH family sporulation protein: MRLSEILGKEIIDYTKGEKLGVLSYAEFIIDEQGGYIHTLQIPITEWNGLRKRKNIIQFRWNKIYRVGAETILVDPSQADFQSEYK; encoded by the coding sequence ATGAGATTAAGTGAAATTCTCGGAAAGGAAATCATCGATTATACGAAGGGTGAAAAATTGGGTGTCTTATCTTATGCAGAATTCATCATTGATGAACAAGGAGGATATATACATACCCTGCAGATTCCGATAACGGAATGGAATGGACTACGTAAAAGGAAAAATATCATCCAATTCAGGTGGAATAAGATTTATCGTGTAGGGGCTGAAACGATCCTTGTTGATCCTTCGCAAGCCGATTTTCAATCCGAATATAAATAA
- the ribF gene encoding bifunctional riboflavin kinase/FAD synthetase, whose amino-acid sequence MKTYRIDHTQLEEQMSLKPAAMAIGYFDGIHIGHSKVIQTAKDIADQKGMESAVMTFDPHPSVVLGRERTEKDYITPIKDKETLIGKMGIDRLYIVTFSKAFASLTPQQFVDEFIIGLNVKHVIAGFDFSFGKKGEGTMETLPFHSRGKFEQTVVEKVSIEGEKVSSTLIRSLIEGGQVGDVPTYLGRRYQIRGTVIHGDNRGHTIGFPTANIQLSDTYKLPKTGVYAVRMEVNGEWYDGVCNVGYKPTFRDQQPDKPSVEVHLFSFDATIYGEEVTVEWCENIRSEQKFSSIDELKEQIARDVETAKRILQNS is encoded by the coding sequence TTGAAAACGTATAGGATCGACCACACCCAGCTCGAAGAACAAATGTCATTAAAACCGGCTGCTATGGCGATCGGGTATTTTGATGGAATCCACATCGGGCATAGCAAAGTCATTCAAACGGCGAAAGACATAGCGGATCAAAAAGGGATGGAATCTGCTGTCATGACTTTCGATCCTCACCCTTCCGTCGTACTCGGTAGAGAACGTACCGAAAAGGATTATATTACGCCTATTAAGGACAAAGAAACACTCATCGGTAAGATGGGAATCGACCGCTTATATATCGTTACTTTCAGTAAAGCATTTGCGTCTTTGACCCCTCAGCAATTCGTAGATGAATTCATCATCGGCTTGAACGTCAAGCATGTCATCGCCGGTTTTGATTTTTCCTTTGGAAAGAAAGGGGAGGGGACCATGGAAACCCTTCCGTTCCATTCACGTGGGAAATTCGAACAAACCGTTGTTGAAAAAGTCTCGATTGAAGGAGAAAAGGTGAGTTCGACCTTGATCCGGTCCCTCATCGAGGGAGGGCAAGTAGGAGACGTTCCAACCTATCTCGGAAGACGCTATCAAATTCGCGGAACCGTCATTCATGGTGACAACCGTGGTCATACCATCGGTTTTCCGACCGCGAACATCCAATTATCGGATACGTATAAGCTGCCCAAAACAGGTGTGTATGCGGTTAGAATGGAAGTGAATGGTGAATGGTACGATGGTGTATGCAATGTTGGCTACAAACCGACATTCCGGGATCAGCAACCAGATAAGCCCAGTGTCGAGGTCCACTTGTTCTCATTTGACGCCACCATTTATGGAGAAGAAGTCACTGTCGAGTGGTGTGAAAACATACGAAGTGAACAGAAATTTTCATCCATTGATGAATTGAAGGAACAAATTGCGAGAGATGTTGAGACTGCCAAAAGAATCTTACAAAATTCATAG
- the dpaB gene encoding dipicolinate synthase subunit B: MKLEGKHIGFGLTGSHCTYNAVVPQIQKLIDSGAKVTPFATYTVQNTTTRFGEGEDWIKKIEEMTGNEVVNSIVKAEPFGPKTPLDCMVIAPLTGNSISKLANAMTDSPVLMAAKATLRNLNPVVLGISTNDGLGLNGVNIMRLMSTKNIYFIPFGQDAPEAKPNSLVAQMELLTDTVEVALDGQQIQPVLRIY, translated from the coding sequence ATGAAACTAGAAGGTAAGCATATTGGATTCGGTCTGACAGGGTCTCATTGTACGTACAATGCTGTCGTACCACAAATTCAAAAGCTCATCGACTCTGGGGCGAAAGTGACGCCATTTGCTACCTATACGGTTCAAAATACGACAACCAGGTTTGGCGAAGGAGAAGACTGGATCAAAAAAATTGAGGAGATGACAGGGAATGAGGTCGTCAATTCAATTGTCAAAGCAGAACCGTTCGGTCCTAAAACACCTTTGGATTGTATGGTCATTGCTCCATTGACAGGAAACTCGATCAGCAAACTTGCCAATGCCATGACGGACTCACCAGTATTGATGGCAGCCAAGGCGACGCTGCGGAACTTAAACCCTGTTGTTTTGGGGATTTCAACGAATGACGGTTTAGGTTTGAACGGGGTCAACATCATGCGTTTGATGTCCACAAAGAACATTTATTTTATCCCATTTGGGCAAGACGCACCTGAAGCGAAGCCCAATTCCTTAGTGGCTCAGATGGAGCTTTTGACTGATACGGTAGAAGTCGCGTTGGATGGTCAACAAATACAGCCTGTGCTACGAATATATTAA
- a CDS encoding pitrilysin family protein has translation MITKHTCKNGVRIITENIPSVRSVAIGVWIGTGSRFENKSNNGISHFLEHMFFKGTKTRNAREIAESFDSIGGQVNAFTSKEYTCYYAKVLDNHASRALETLADMFFNSTFDEDELVKEKNVVLEEIKMYEDTPDDIVHDLLSQATYHHHPLAYPILGTEDTLNTFNGQTLRNYMEEFYTPDNVVISVAGNVDDQILKEVEKHFGTYTSASEKPVATKPSFCTDKKARKKDTEQAHLCIGYEGLSVGDPHIFDLIVLNNIFGGSMSSRLFQEVREQKGLAYSVFSYHSAHLDTGVFNIYAGTAPGQLDEVYDTISMIIQSLKEDGVTEKEVANCKEQIKGSLMLSLESTNSRMSRNGKHELLLKKQRTLDEILQNIDAVSKEQVDRLIHQVFTEDFSSSLISPSGEFPARFPQ, from the coding sequence TTGATAACGAAACATACTTGTAAGAATGGTGTCCGGATCATTACTGAAAACATCCCAAGCGTCCGGTCAGTAGCAATCGGTGTATGGATCGGCACGGGATCTAGGTTTGAAAACAAATCCAATAACGGTATTTCCCACTTCTTGGAACACATGTTCTTTAAAGGGACGAAGACGCGTAATGCAAGAGAGATTGCCGAGTCCTTCGATTCGATCGGCGGTCAGGTCAATGCCTTCACATCGAAGGAATATACCTGTTACTACGCTAAGGTATTGGATAATCACGCTTCTCGTGCGCTTGAGACGCTAGCAGACATGTTCTTCAATTCAACCTTTGATGAAGATGAACTCGTAAAAGAAAAAAATGTTGTCCTGGAAGAGATCAAGATGTATGAAGATACGCCGGATGATATCGTCCACGACCTATTAAGCCAGGCGACCTATCACCATCATCCGTTGGCTTATCCTATTTTAGGGACAGAGGATACATTGAATACTTTCAACGGACAGACGTTACGAAACTATATGGAGGAATTTTATACTCCTGATAACGTCGTCATTTCAGTAGCTGGTAATGTAGACGATCAAATCCTCAAGGAAGTTGAGAAGCATTTCGGTACCTACACATCAGCGAGTGAAAAACCCGTTGCAACAAAGCCATCCTTCTGTACGGACAAGAAAGCGAGAAAGAAAGACACTGAGCAGGCTCATTTATGTATCGGTTATGAAGGATTGTCCGTCGGTGATCCACATATTTTCGACCTGATCGTCTTGAACAACATTTTCGGTGGAAGTATGAGCAGCAGATTGTTCCAGGAGGTAAGGGAACAGAAAGGACTTGCCTACTCCGTATTTTCTTACCATTCCGCCCACCTCGATACCGGTGTGTTCAACATTTATGCCGGAACTGCCCCAGGTCAGCTTGATGAGGTGTACGATACCATTTCAATGATTATTCAATCATTGAAAGAGGATGGCGTTACCGAAAAGGAAGTTGCAAACTGTAAAGAACAAATCAAAGGAAGTCTCATGCTGAGTCTTGAGAGTACCAATAGTAGAATGAGCCGTAATGGGAAGCATGAACTTCTGTTGAAAAAACAACGTACGTTGGATGAAATTCTTCAGAATATCGATGCTGTCTCGAAAGAACAGGTCGATCGCTTAATCCATCAAGTGTTTACAGAGGACTTCTCAAGCTCTTTGATCAGTCCGAGTGGAGAGTTTCCGGCTCGTTTCCCTCAGTAA
- the rpsO gene encoding 30S ribosomal protein S15: MAISQERKNDLIKEYKTHENDTGSPEVQIAILTEQINELNDHLRTHKKDHHSRRGLLKMVGKRRNLLTYLRKKDVTRYRTLINKLGLRR, encoded by the coding sequence ATGGCTATTTCACAAGAGCGTAAAAACGACTTGATCAAAGAGTACAAGACTCATGAGAACGATACTGGGTCTCCAGAAGTACAGATTGCTATCCTAACAGAGCAAATCAACGAATTGAACGATCATTTGCGAACTCATAAGAAAGATCACCACTCTCGTCGTGGTCTACTAAAAATGGTTGGTAAGCGTCGTAATTTGTTAACGTACTTGCGTAAGAAAGACGTAACGCGATACCGTACTCTTATCAACAAACTTGGTTTGCGTCGATAG
- the pnp gene encoding polyribonucleotide nucleotidyltransferase, translated as MEQNKHVYSIDWAGRKLTLEIGNLAKQANGAVMVRYGDTAVLSTATASKEPKNLSFFPLTVNYEERLYAVGKIPGGFIKREGRPSEKAVLASRLIDRPIRPLFADGFRNEVQVVSTVMSVDQDCSSEMAAMFGSSLALTISDIPFEGPIAGVAVGRIDGEFLINPTVEQKEQSDINLIVAGTKHAINMVEAGAQEVPEEVMLEAIMFGHEEIKRLIAFQEKIAEEVGKDKMEVKLHTLDEELTEEVSGLFLNDVKEAVKVVEKHARQEALDQIAVKLAEHYEEDEEKAAEAKEILHMLIKKEVRRLILKDKLRPDGRKVDEIRPLSSEVGLLPRTHGSGLFTRGQTQALSICTLGALGDVQVLDGLDIEESKRFMHHYNFPPFSVGETGFMRGPGRREIGHGALGERALEAVVPSEEEFPYTIRLVSEVLESNGSTSQASICASTLAMMDAGIPIKAPVAGIAMGLISDGEDVTVLTDIQGMEDHLGDMDFKVAGTKNGVTALQMDIKISGIDRDILKEALFQAKEGRMTILDSMLSTLGESRTELSEYAPKILTMKIKPDKIRDVIGPSGKIINKIIEDTGVKIDIEQDGTIFIASTDEAMNQKAKETIEDIVREVEVGEIYLGKVKRIEKFGAFVELFSGKDGLVHISELAEERIPKVEDVVKIGDEVLVKVTEIDNQGRVNLSRKAVLKEQKKAQEQK; from the coding sequence ATGGAACAAAATAAGCATGTCTATTCCATTGATTGGGCTGGCCGCAAGCTGACCCTTGAAATTGGAAATTTAGCTAAACAGGCCAATGGAGCCGTAATGGTACGCTATGGAGATACAGCCGTACTCTCGACAGCGACCGCATCGAAAGAACCGAAGAATTTGAGCTTTTTCCCGTTAACAGTAAACTACGAAGAGCGTCTTTACGCCGTGGGTAAGATTCCTGGTGGATTCATCAAACGTGAAGGACGCCCTAGTGAAAAGGCTGTTTTAGCATCCCGTTTAATTGACCGTCCAATCAGACCTTTATTCGCTGACGGGTTCCGTAATGAAGTACAAGTAGTCAGTACAGTCATGAGTGTTGACCAAGACTGCTCATCTGAAATGGCCGCAATGTTCGGTTCATCCTTAGCACTGACCATTTCTGATATCCCGTTTGAAGGACCGATCGCAGGTGTGGCTGTTGGTAGAATCGATGGAGAGTTCCTAATTAATCCTACAGTCGAACAAAAGGAACAAAGTGATATCAACTTGATCGTCGCTGGTACAAAGCATGCCATCAACATGGTTGAAGCAGGCGCACAGGAAGTCCCTGAGGAAGTCATGCTCGAAGCGATCATGTTCGGTCATGAAGAAATCAAACGATTGATTGCGTTCCAAGAAAAGATTGCTGAAGAAGTTGGCAAGGACAAGATGGAAGTCAAGCTTCACACACTTGATGAAGAATTGACTGAAGAAGTGTCAGGTCTTTTCCTCAATGATGTAAAAGAAGCGGTAAAAGTAGTGGAAAAGCATGCTCGTCAGGAAGCATTAGACCAAATTGCTGTCAAGTTGGCAGAGCATTACGAGGAAGATGAAGAAAAAGCTGCTGAAGCGAAAGAAATCCTACATATGCTTATCAAAAAAGAGGTAAGACGCCTTATTTTGAAAGATAAGCTTCGTCCAGACGGACGTAAGGTTGATGAAATCAGACCACTTTCATCTGAAGTAGGATTATTGCCAAGAACACATGGATCTGGATTGTTCACTCGAGGGCAGACCCAAGCATTGAGTATTTGTACGCTTGGAGCTTTAGGCGATGTCCAAGTTCTGGATGGGCTTGATATTGAAGAATCCAAACGATTTATGCATCACTACAATTTCCCACCATTCAGCGTCGGCGAAACAGGCTTCATGCGTGGACCTGGGCGTCGTGAAATCGGACATGGTGCATTAGGAGAACGTGCACTTGAAGCAGTTGTGCCTTCTGAAGAGGAATTCCCTTATACGATCCGTCTCGTAAGTGAAGTGTTGGAATCCAACGGCTCGACATCTCAGGCAAGTATTTGTGCAAGTACGCTGGCGATGATGGATGCTGGTATTCCGATTAAAGCACCTGTTGCTGGTATTGCGATGGGGCTGATCAGTGATGGAGAAGATGTGACCGTCCTTACAGACATTCAAGGAATGGAAGATCACCTCGGAGACATGGACTTTAAAGTGGCTGGAACGAAAAACGGTGTTACTGCGCTACAAATGGACATCAAAATTTCAGGTATCGACCGAGATATCTTGAAAGAAGCGCTTTTCCAAGCCAAAGAAGGACGAATGACGATTCTAGACTCCATGTTAAGTACATTGGGCGAATCCAGAACTGAATTGTCTGAATATGCACCGAAGATCCTTACAATGAAGATCAAGCCTGATAAGATTCGTGATGTGATCGGACCAAGTGGTAAGATCATCAACAAGATCATCGAAGATACAGGTGTCAAAATCGATATTGAACAAGATGGTACCATCTTCATCGCTTCTACAGATGAAGCCATGAATCAAAAAGCGAAAGAAACGATCGAAGATATCGTACGAGAGGTAGAAGTCGGAGAAATCTATCTTGGTAAAGTAAAACGAATTGAGAAATTCGGAGCGTTTGTTGAGCTATTCAGTGGTAAAGATGGTCTTGTCCACATTTCAGAGCTTGCTGAAGAAAGAATCCCTAAAGTTGAAGACGTCGTCAAAATCGGGGATGAAGTCCTTGTCAAAGTAACTGAAATTGATAACCAAGGACGGGTCAATCTATCACGTAAAGCTGTTCTTAAAGAACAGAAAAAAGCACAGGAACAAAAGTAA
- the asd gene encoding aspartate-semialdehyde dehydrogenase, producing the protein MLKTLEKRDFPIASLKLLASKRSAGKKMMFKGNEYLIEEATPQAFEGVQLALFSAGGAISKELAPEAAKRGAIVVDNTSAFRMDPNTPLVVPEVNESALNHHNGIIANPNCSTIQMVVALEPIRQKYGLNKVIVSTYQAVSGAGAKAVEELNEQTRSILDGESFTPEVLPVSSDKKHYQIAFNAVPQIDKFQENGYTFEEMKMINETKKIMGMENLEVSATCVRLPVETGHSESVYIEVDEENVSVEEIKALLADSQGIVLQDDPSEQLYPMPANCVGEDAVFVGRIRKDLDRANAFHLWVVSDNLLKGAALNSVQIAESLVKLNLLK; encoded by the coding sequence ATGTTGAAAACATTAGAAAAAAGAGATTTTCCAATTGCTTCTCTTAAATTATTGGCAAGTAAACGCTCAGCTGGTAAGAAGATGATGTTCAAGGGAAATGAATATTTGATTGAAGAAGCGACACCTCAAGCGTTTGAAGGTGTACAGCTCGCACTGTTCTCAGCTGGAGGTGCAATTTCCAAAGAGCTTGCTCCTGAAGCTGCCAAACGAGGCGCTATTGTCGTTGATAACACAAGCGCATTCAGGATGGATCCGAATACTCCGCTAGTCGTACCGGAAGTGAACGAGTCCGCCTTGAACCATCACAACGGCATCATTGCCAATCCGAATTGCTCAACAATTCAAATGGTCGTGGCTCTTGAACCGATCCGCCAGAAATATGGGTTGAATAAGGTGATTGTTTCAACTTATCAAGCAGTGTCTGGAGCAGGGGCGAAAGCAGTTGAAGAATTGAATGAACAGACGAGGTCGATTCTCGATGGAGAATCGTTCACTCCAGAAGTCTTACCTGTTTCAAGTGATAAGAAGCATTATCAAATTGCCTTCAATGCCGTTCCTCAAATTGATAAATTCCAGGAAAACGGCTATACGTTCGAAGAAATGAAAATGATCAATGAAACCAAAAAGATCATGGGTATGGAGAACCTTGAAGTATCTGCTACATGTGTTCGTCTACCTGTTGAAACCGGACATTCGGAATCCGTCTATATTGAAGTTGACGAAGAGAATGTGTCTGTGGAAGAAATAAAGGCGTTGCTAGCTGACTCACAGGGTATCGTCCTTCAAGACGATCCTTCGGAGCAATTGTATCCGATGCCGGCAAATTGTGTCGGTGAAGATGCTGTGTTCGTCGGACGCATCCGTAAAGATCTGGATCGAGCAAATGCATTCCACCTTTGGGTCGTTTCTGATAACCTTCTGAAGGGTGCTGCGTTGAATTCCGTTCAGATCGCAGAAAGCTTAGTGAAATTGAATTTGTTGAAATAA
- the dpaA gene encoding dipicolinic acid synthetase subunit A: MLTGIKAAIIGGDARQLEVIRKLTELDAQLYLVGFDQLDHGFTGATKMDLDELPIQELDALILPVSGSGPNGEIETIFSNKKIQFSEELLQKTKQACTVFSGITNPFLTKCTSNANRKHIKLFERDDVAIYNAIPTVEGTIMMVIQHTDFTIHQSNVMVLGFGRVGFTVARTFANLGANVSVGARRSEHIARITEMGFKPFYLTELEKEVESVDVCINTIPAPIITQNVISKIPSHTLIIDLASKPGGTDFRFAEKRGIKALLAPGLPGIVAPKTAGKIIANVLTQLLMEERN; the protein is encoded by the coding sequence ATGTTAACAGGAATTAAAGCAGCCATCATAGGCGGAGACGCACGCCAGCTTGAAGTGATCCGTAAGCTGACTGAACTTGATGCACAATTGTATCTCGTCGGGTTCGATCAACTGGATCACGGTTTCACAGGGGCAACCAAAATGGATTTAGATGAACTCCCAATCCAAGAGCTGGATGCCTTGATTCTACCCGTCAGTGGCAGTGGTCCGAATGGAGAAATCGAAACCATTTTCTCCAATAAGAAGATTCAATTCTCAGAAGAACTGTTACAGAAAACGAAGCAGGCTTGTACGGTCTTTTCAGGTATTACGAATCCTTTCCTGACAAAGTGTACATCAAATGCAAACCGTAAACATATCAAGCTATTTGAGCGCGATGATGTGGCAATCTACAATGCCATACCGACTGTAGAAGGTACGATTATGATGGTGATCCAACATACGGATTTCACCATCCATCAATCCAACGTCATGGTGCTAGGTTTCGGAAGGGTAGGATTCACCGTTGCAAGGACATTTGCTAATCTTGGTGCGAATGTTTCTGTAGGAGCTCGAAGATCTGAGCACATCGCTCGTATAACTGAAATGGGATTCAAACCGTTTTATCTGACCGAGCTCGAGAAAGAAGTGGAGTCGGTTGATGTATGTATCAATACCATCCCAGCACCGATCATTACCCAAAACGTCATATCGAAAATCCCATCTCATACCCTTATCATCGACCTTGCCTCCAAGCCTGGAGGTACGGATTTTCGTTTTGCAGAGAAAAGGGGCATCAAAGCACTGCTTGCTCCAGGTCTACCTGGTATCGTCGCACCGAAGACTGCAGGGAAGATCATTGCAAACGTTTTGACACAGTTACTTATGGAAGAAAGGAATTAA